A portion of the Bombus pascuorum chromosome 8, iyBomPasc1.1, whole genome shotgun sequence genome contains these proteins:
- the LOC132909742 gene encoding acyl-CoA Delta-9 desaturase-like isoform X1, translated as MTARQYKGEFGGAMRRFSLVSRLFKMAPNLFGTSATLYLEASQQNIHQEKSTAEKTNNQELLVEKSSNTESSYKWKIVWRNVIAFTYLHIGAIYGLYLIFTSVNYMTNIWLLFLGLFAGIGVTAGAHRLWAHRTYKAKWPMRFLLMIFQTIAFQNHLYEWVRDHRVHHKFTDTNADPHNAKRGFFFSHVGWLLVRKHPDVLKKGATVDMSDLEKDPIVVWQKRLYVLLVPTFCFVLPVWVPCYFWKETLFNSWYSTLTRYAVTLNATWLVNSAAHIWGAKPYDKNIGPTENKSVAIMAFGEGWHNYHHVFPWDYKAAELGDYKANVTTAFIDFFAWLGLAYDMKTVPVEAIKRRAIRTGDGTKYNKQEGSHHHMHVDMKWGWGDADMKPEEIQEVDIINKSN; from the exons ATTGTTCAAGATGGCACCAAACTTGTTTGGTACATCGGCCACGTTGTATTTGGAGGCATCTCAGCAAAATATTCATCAAGAGAAATCGACGGCAGAGAAGACGAACAATCAGGAATTACTGGTCGAAAAGTCATCGAATACCGAGTCGAGCTATAAATGGAAAATCGTTTGGAGAAACGTAATTGCATTCACCTATCTTCACATTGGAGCTATCTATGGATTATACCTTATATTTACTTCAGTCAACTACATGACAAATATATGGT TACTCTTCCTGGGGCTATTTGCAGGAATTGGTGTCACAGCTGGTGCCCATAGACTTTGGGCCCACAGAACGTACAAAGCGAAGTGGCCCATGCGTTTCCTATTGATGATCTTCCAGACAATTGCGTTTCAA AATCACCTTTACGAATGGGTGAGAGATCACAGAGTTCATCACAAATTCACGGACACCAATGCAGATCCGCATAACGCAAAACGAGGATTCTTCTTCTCGCACGTAGGCTGGCTTCTAGTCCGAAAGCACCCGGATGTGTTGAAGAAAGGTGCCACAGTTGATATGAGCGATCTCGAAAAAGATCCCATCGTCGTTTGGCAAAAAAG GCTGTATGTCTTACTGGTGCCAACCTTCTGCTTCGTGCTTCCCGTGTGGGTACCCTGTTATTTCTGGAAAGAGACGTTATTTAATTCCTGGTACAGTACTCTAACTAGATACGCAGTGACCTTGAACGCAACGTGGCTGGTGAACTCTGCGGCTCATATCTGGGGCGCTAAACCTTATGACAA aaatattggTCCGACCGAAAATAAAAGCGTGGCCATAATGGCATTCGGTGAGGGATGGCACAATTACCACCATGTGTTCCCGTGGGACTACAAAGCCGCTGAACTCGGCGACTATAAGGCCAACGTCACTACTGCATTTATCGATTTCTTTGCTTGGTTGGGTTTGGCGTATGACATGAAAACCGTCCCCGTGGAGGCGATTAAAAGACGAGCGATCAGAACTGGCGATGGAACTAA gTACAATAAACAAGAGGGCTCACATCATCATATGCACGTGGATATGAAATGGGGCTGGGGTGACGCGGATATGAAGCCGGAGGAAATCCAGGAGGTCGACATCATTAATAAGAGCAACTAA
- the LOC132909742 gene encoding acyl-CoA Delta-9 desaturase-like isoform X2: protein MAPNLFGTSATLYLEASQQNIHQEKSTAEKTNNQELLVEKSSNTESSYKWKIVWRNVIAFTYLHIGAIYGLYLIFTSVNYMTNIWLLFLGLFAGIGVTAGAHRLWAHRTYKAKWPMRFLLMIFQTIAFQNHLYEWVRDHRVHHKFTDTNADPHNAKRGFFFSHVGWLLVRKHPDVLKKGATVDMSDLEKDPIVVWQKRLYVLLVPTFCFVLPVWVPCYFWKETLFNSWYSTLTRYAVTLNATWLVNSAAHIWGAKPYDKNIGPTENKSVAIMAFGEGWHNYHHVFPWDYKAAELGDYKANVTTAFIDFFAWLGLAYDMKTVPVEAIKRRAIRTGDGTKYNKQEGSHHHMHVDMKWGWGDADMKPEEIQEVDIINKSN, encoded by the exons ATGGCACCAAACTTGTTTGGTACATCGGCCACGTTGTATTTGGAGGCATCTCAGCAAAATATTCATCAAGAGAAATCGACGGCAGAGAAGACGAACAATCAGGAATTACTGGTCGAAAAGTCATCGAATACCGAGTCGAGCTATAAATGGAAAATCGTTTGGAGAAACGTAATTGCATTCACCTATCTTCACATTGGAGCTATCTATGGATTATACCTTATATTTACTTCAGTCAACTACATGACAAATATATGGT TACTCTTCCTGGGGCTATTTGCAGGAATTGGTGTCACAGCTGGTGCCCATAGACTTTGGGCCCACAGAACGTACAAAGCGAAGTGGCCCATGCGTTTCCTATTGATGATCTTCCAGACAATTGCGTTTCAA AATCACCTTTACGAATGGGTGAGAGATCACAGAGTTCATCACAAATTCACGGACACCAATGCAGATCCGCATAACGCAAAACGAGGATTCTTCTTCTCGCACGTAGGCTGGCTTCTAGTCCGAAAGCACCCGGATGTGTTGAAGAAAGGTGCCACAGTTGATATGAGCGATCTCGAAAAAGATCCCATCGTCGTTTGGCAAAAAAG GCTGTATGTCTTACTGGTGCCAACCTTCTGCTTCGTGCTTCCCGTGTGGGTACCCTGTTATTTCTGGAAAGAGACGTTATTTAATTCCTGGTACAGTACTCTAACTAGATACGCAGTGACCTTGAACGCAACGTGGCTGGTGAACTCTGCGGCTCATATCTGGGGCGCTAAACCTTATGACAA aaatattggTCCGACCGAAAATAAAAGCGTGGCCATAATGGCATTCGGTGAGGGATGGCACAATTACCACCATGTGTTCCCGTGGGACTACAAAGCCGCTGAACTCGGCGACTATAAGGCCAACGTCACTACTGCATTTATCGATTTCTTTGCTTGGTTGGGTTTGGCGTATGACATGAAAACCGTCCCCGTGGAGGCGATTAAAAGACGAGCGATCAGAACTGGCGATGGAACTAA gTACAATAAACAAGAGGGCTCACATCATCATATGCACGTGGATATGAAATGGGGCTGGGGTGACGCGGATATGAAGCCGGAGGAAATCCAGGAGGTCGACATCATTAATAAGAGCAACTAA